The Octadecabacter arcticus 238 genome contains a region encoding:
- a CDS encoding sarcosine oxidase subunit delta, which produces MRLPCPLCGDRDRREFYYQGHAVMLERPPRDAVGPAWDDYLHNRDNPAGETRDLWHHEAGCGAWIVVTRNTVTHEVLGAILAENAKKTGAQA; this is translated from the coding sequence ATGCGCCTGCCTTGCCCCTTGTGCGGAGACCGTGATCGCCGCGAATTTTACTACCAAGGTCATGCTGTGATGTTGGAAAGACCGCCGCGCGATGCGGTCGGCCCCGCGTGGGATGACTATCTGCACAACCGCGACAACCCTGCTGGCGAGACGCGCGACTTATGGCACCATGAGGCGGGGTGTGGTGCATGGATCGTCGTCACGCGCAACACCGTGACACATGAGGTTTTGGGCGCAATTCTGGCTGAAAATGCCAAGAAAACTGGAGCCCAAGCATGA
- the choV gene encoding choline ABC transporter ATP-binding protein: protein MSGQKNERTEMTKAVEFQNVSIVFGNNPEVALPLMDQGMDRTEIQNACGQILGVHDCSLDVNKGEILVLMGLSGSGKSTLLRAVNGLNPVARGAVQVHDGDWACEVGSAPATELRKLRRECVSMVFQAFGLLPWRTVRDNVGLGLELGGMTKAERRRKVDEQLELVGLADRANALVGELSGGMQQRVGLARAFVTDAPILLMDEPFSALDPLIRTRLQDELLDLQQRLNRTIIFVSHDLDEAFKIGNRIAIMEGGRIVQSGTPREIFSSPANGYVADFVAHMNPLGVLCARDVMIPEADWGSSGHEVDAETPVSDVIDSLCEFGALTVTENGTPMGQITQRSVLSRISPVTSER, encoded by the coding sequence ATGTCAGGCCAAAAAAATGAACGGACCGAAATGACAAAAGCTGTTGAATTCCAAAACGTGTCTATCGTCTTTGGTAATAATCCAGAAGTCGCCCTGCCGCTGATGGATCAAGGCATGGATCGCACCGAAATCCAGAACGCCTGTGGGCAGATATTGGGCGTGCATGACTGCTCGCTTGACGTGAACAAGGGTGAAATTTTGGTGCTGATGGGGCTGTCAGGATCGGGCAAATCGACGCTTTTGCGTGCGGTCAACGGATTGAACCCCGTCGCGCGCGGCGCCGTGCAGGTCCATGATGGCGACTGGGCCTGCGAAGTCGGGTCCGCGCCCGCAACAGAACTGCGCAAACTGCGCCGCGAGTGTGTGTCGATGGTGTTTCAGGCGTTTGGTCTGCTGCCGTGGCGCACCGTGCGCGACAACGTCGGGCTGGGTCTGGAACTGGGTGGTATGACGAAGGCGGAACGCCGCCGCAAAGTCGACGAGCAATTGGAACTGGTTGGACTGGCGGATCGCGCCAATGCACTGGTCGGGGAGCTGTCGGGCGGCATGCAACAGCGCGTCGGCCTTGCGCGTGCGTTTGTCACTGACGCGCCGATCTTGTTGATGGACGAACCGTTCAGCGCCCTTGATCCGCTGATCCGCACGCGCCTGCAAGACGAGCTGCTTGATCTACAGCAACGCCTGAACCGCACGATCATTTTCGTCAGTCATGATCTGGACGAAGCGTTCAAGATTGGCAATCGCATTGCCATTATGGAAGGCGGGCGCATTGTGCAATCCGGCACCCCGCGCGAAATATTCTCAAGCCCTGCGAACGGCTATGTCGCTGATTTTGTGGCGCATATGAACCCGCTTGGCGTATTATGCGCACGCGATGTGATGATTCCCGAAGCCGATTGGGGATCAAGCGGACATGAGGTTGACGCAGAAACACCAGTGTCAGATGTCATCGACAGTTTGTGCGAATTCGGAGCGTTGACGGTGACTGAGAATGGCACGCCGATGGGTCAAATCACCCAGCGTTCGGTCTTGTCACGGATCAGCCCCGTGACGTCCGAGCGATAA
- the betC gene encoding choline-sulfatase, with protein MTKPNILIIMVDQLNGTLFPDGPADWLHAPNLKALAAKSTRFKNAYTASPLCAPGRASFMSGQLPSRTQVYDNAAEFASSIPTYAHHLRRAGYQTCLSGKMHFVGPDQLHGFEERLTTDIYPPDFGWTPDYRKPGERIDWWYHNMGSVTGAGVAEITNQMEYDDEVCYNATRKLYDLSRGNDDRPWCLTVSFTHPHDPYVARKKYWDLYEDCDHLLPDVGPLAYEDHDAHSQRILDANDHENFDITEDQVRRARHAYFANISYLDDKIGEVLQTLKDTRQEATILFVSDHGDMLGDRGLWFKMSFFEGSARVPLMICAPQMPAGLLETPVSNIDVAPTLCDLAGVSMEEVMPWTEGMSLVPMANGVERTEPVAMEYAAEGSYSPVVCLRYGKWKYTRCTLDPDQLFDISTDPNELNCLANVAKHQGTMEQLRAKSEARWDLVAFDAQVRESQARRWVVYEALRNGDYYPWDHQPLQKASERYMRNHMDLNTLEENQRFPRGE; from the coding sequence ATGACCAAGCCTAATATTCTGATCATCATGGTCGACCAGCTGAACGGAACACTGTTTCCAGACGGCCCCGCCGACTGGCTGCACGCCCCGAACCTCAAAGCTCTGGCTGCGAAGTCGACCCGCTTTAAGAATGCCTACACCGCGTCGCCGCTGTGCGCGCCTGGTCGTGCGTCTTTCATGTCGGGCCAGCTGCCCAGCCGCACGCAAGTCTATGACAATGCAGCAGAATTTGCGTCGTCAATCCCAACCTACGCACACCACCTGCGCCGCGCAGGGTATCAAACCTGTCTGTCTGGAAAGATGCATTTTGTTGGCCCAGATCAGCTTCACGGGTTTGAGGAACGCCTGACCACAGACATCTACCCGCCCGATTTTGGCTGGACGCCGGACTATCGAAAGCCCGGCGAGCGCATTGATTGGTGGTACCACAACATGGGGTCCGTCACCGGTGCGGGCGTCGCCGAAATCACCAACCAAATGGAATACGACGACGAGGTTTGCTATAATGCGACTCGCAAATTGTATGATCTGTCGCGCGGCAACGACGATCGCCCGTGGTGCCTGACTGTGTCATTCACCCACCCCCACGACCCCTATGTTGCGCGCAAGAAATACTGGGATCTGTACGAAGATTGCGACCATCTTTTGCCCGATGTCGGCCCCTTGGCCTACGAAGACCACGATGCCCATTCGCAGCGTATTCTTGATGCAAACGATCACGAAAACTTCGACATTACCGAAGATCAGGTTCGCCGCGCCCGCCACGCTTATTTTGCCAACATCTCCTATCTGGACGACAAAATCGGTGAAGTTTTACAGACGCTCAAAGACACCCGCCAAGAGGCGACGATCCTGTTTGTGTCTGACCATGGCGATATGCTGGGTGATCGTGGATTGTGGTTCAAAATGTCCTTCTTTGAGGGGTCTGCCCGCGTGCCGTTGATGATTTGCGCGCCACAAATGCCAGCTGGTTTGCTAGAAACACCCGTCTCCAACATCGACGTCGCGCCGACGCTCTGCGACCTCGCGGGGGTGTCGATGGAAGAGGTCATGCCATGGACGGAAGGCATGTCGCTTGTTCCGATGGCAAATGGCGTTGAGCGGACAGAACCGGTGGCAATGGAATACGCCGCCGAGGGATCGTATTCGCCCGTTGTCTGCCTGCGCTACGGCAAATGGAAGTACACCCGCTGCACACTCGACCCAGATCAGTTATTTGATATTTCAACCGATCCAAATGAGCTGAATTGCCTTGCGAATGTTGCAAAACATCAAGGCACCATGGAGCAATTGCGCGCGAAGTCCGAGGCCCGTTGGGACCTTGTCGCGTTCGATGCGCAAGTCCGCGAAAGCCAAGCCCGCCGTTGGGTGGTTTATGAAGCCTTGCGCAACGGTGACTACTATCCATGGGATCACCAGCCGCTTCAAAAAGCCTCTGAACGCTACATGCGCAACCATATGGACCTCAATACTCTTGAGGAAAATCAACGCTTTCCGAGAGGAGAATAA
- a CDS encoding sarcosine oxidase subunit alpha family protein, whose product MRVAGRGFNRSARAVTFTFDGQSYTGRAGDTLAAALLANDVRHVARSFKYHRPRGVLTAGSEEPNALVTVGVGPKQDPNIRATTLEIYDGLAARSQNAWPSLKHDAMAINDLLSPFLSAGFYYKTFMWPKSFWEKLYEPVIRHAAGLGALSGETNQDTYEKAFAHCDVLIIGAGPAGIMAAVTAAKAGADVILTDEGTAFGGRLLCETYDVNGRAGEEWAAQQLAGLSNKENVRIMTRTTVTGAYDQGTFAALETVGSRNPHAPKECFWRIVAKRSILCAGALERPIAFPNNDRPGIMLASAVRSYLNRFGVAPGEAVTIFANNDDAHRTALDLIDAGVTVACVIDSRTDAVALGDYRLVAGGHVIATKGRHGLTSITVRDASGTHDIQTDCLAMSGGWNPTVHLTCHMNARPTWSDDILSFVPTDGSIPNMLVAGAARGVFSTLGCLADGIVAAQDTIRELGLTAPQIDTPTAEDSVYRIEPLWQVDGKGRKWLDFQNDVHVKDIALAVQENFRSVEHMKRYTTQGMATDQGKNSNVVALAVLADATGRGIPETGTTTFRPPYVPVAIAAMGAVSQGHGFAPERHTTSHKATLDRGAPMMEAGLWYRPSYFPKPHETTWLEACNREVAMVRNHVGICDVSTLGKIDIAGPDAAAFLDFVYCNTFSTLKENRVRYGLMLREDGHVMDDGTTARLGANHYVMTTTTAAAGQVMKHLDWVSQALRPDLDVRVASVTEQWAQFAVAGPKARDLLNSVLDRPIDDENWPFMSCGPIDIEGVQGRLFRISFSGEHAYEIVVPSRYGASLFRLLTAQAEAMDGGPYGMEALNVLRIEKGFITHGEIHGRVTASDIGFGRMVSQKKDCIGNAMSQRPGLLDPEREQLVGLKPVEITGKLTAGAHLFVDGADAVSENDQGYVTSVCYSPTLGHDIAQAFLKDGPNRHGDHILLVDHLRDVQTLCEVCHPVFFDPTGGLARG is encoded by the coding sequence ATGAGGGTCGCGGGCAGAGGGTTTAACCGCAGCGCGCGCGCGGTCACATTCACCTTCGACGGTCAATCCTACACGGGCCGCGCGGGCGATACCCTTGCGGCGGCACTGCTGGCAAACGATGTCCGCCATGTTGCGCGTTCGTTCAAATATCACCGCCCGCGCGGTGTGCTGACCGCTGGCTCCGAAGAACCCAACGCACTGGTTACAGTGGGCGTTGGCCCCAAACAAGACCCCAACATCCGCGCCACGACGTTGGAGATTTACGACGGCCTTGCCGCGCGGTCCCAAAACGCGTGGCCCTCGCTGAAACACGATGCAATGGCGATCAATGACCTGTTGTCTCCGTTCCTAAGTGCCGGATTTTATTATAAAACCTTCATGTGGCCCAAGTCGTTTTGGGAAAAGCTGTACGAGCCTGTTATTCGCCACGCCGCTGGCCTCGGTGCGTTGTCAGGTGAGACAAACCAAGACACCTACGAAAAAGCATTTGCCCATTGCGACGTGCTGATCATCGGGGCCGGACCCGCAGGGATAATGGCCGCCGTGACCGCCGCAAAGGCCGGTGCAGATGTGATTTTGACCGACGAAGGTACGGCCTTTGGCGGACGTTTGTTGTGCGAAACCTATGACGTGAATGGCCGAGCAGGTGAAGAATGGGCGGCGCAACAACTGGCCGGGCTTTCAAACAAGGAAAACGTGCGCATCATGACACGCACAACCGTGACGGGGGCCTACGACCAAGGCACGTTTGCCGCATTGGAAACCGTTGGTTCGCGCAACCCGCACGCGCCGAAAGAGTGCTTTTGGCGCATAGTCGCAAAGCGGTCGATCTTGTGCGCAGGTGCGCTTGAACGTCCCATCGCCTTTCCGAACAACGACCGCCCTGGCATCATGCTGGCCTCTGCAGTGCGCAGCTATCTCAATCGCTTTGGCGTCGCCCCGGGCGAAGCCGTGACGATATTTGCCAACAACGACGACGCCCACAGGACCGCACTAGATTTGATCGACGCCGGCGTGACCGTGGCGTGTGTGATCGACAGCCGCACGGATGCAGTGGCCTTGGGCGACTACCGACTGGTTGCGGGTGGGCACGTTATCGCGACCAAAGGACGCCACGGGCTGACAAGCATCACCGTGCGCGACGCCAGTGGCACCCACGATATCCAAACCGATTGCTTGGCGATGTCAGGCGGCTGGAACCCGACGGTGCATTTGACATGCCACATGAACGCGCGGCCTACGTGGTCCGACGACATTCTGAGTTTTGTGCCAACAGACGGGTCGATCCCGAATATGTTGGTGGCAGGGGCTGCGCGCGGCGTCTTTTCGACGCTGGGGTGTTTGGCGGACGGGATTGTGGCGGCACAGGATACGATCCGCGAACTAGGTCTGACTGCACCACAGATTGACACACCGACCGCCGAAGACAGCGTATATCGAATTGAGCCACTATGGCAGGTCGATGGCAAAGGGCGCAAATGGCTCGATTTTCAGAACGATGTGCATGTGAAAGACATCGCGCTGGCCGTGCAGGAAAATTTCCGCAGTGTTGAGCATATGAAACGCTACACGACGCAGGGCATGGCGACCGATCAGGGCAAGAATTCCAACGTCGTCGCCCTCGCGGTGCTGGCGGATGCGACAGGGCGCGGCATTCCTGAAACCGGGACGACCACCTTTCGCCCGCCATATGTGCCCGTCGCGATTGCCGCCATGGGCGCGGTGTCGCAGGGGCACGGGTTTGCGCCTGAACGCCACACGACGTCCCATAAGGCAACGCTGGATCGTGGCGCGCCGATGATGGAAGCGGGGCTGTGGTATCGCCCCAGTTATTTCCCGAAACCGCATGAGACCACATGGCTTGAGGCCTGTAACCGTGAGGTGGCGATGGTGCGCAATCACGTCGGCATCTGTGATGTGAGCACGCTGGGAAAAATTGATATTGCGGGACCGGACGCTGCCGCATTCCTTGATTTTGTCTACTGCAACACGTTCTCGACGTTGAAAGAAAACCGCGTGCGCTATGGGCTTATGCTGCGCGAAGACGGGCATGTGATGGACGATGGCACAACCGCGCGGCTTGGTGCGAACCACTACGTGATGACCACAACGACGGCGGCAGCAGGGCAGGTGATGAAGCATCTCGATTGGGTGTCTCAGGCGTTGCGCCCCGATCTTGATGTGCGCGTGGCCTCTGTCACCGAACAATGGGCGCAATTCGCCGTTGCGGGGCCAAAGGCGCGTGACCTTTTGAATTCCGTTTTGGACAGACCAATCGATGATGAAAACTGGCCGTTCATGTCTTGCGGACCAATAGACATAGAGGGTGTGCAGGGCCGGTTGTTCCGCATCTCGTTTTCGGGTGAACACGCCTATGAAATAGTGGTCCCGTCGCGTTACGGGGCGTCGTTGTTCCGCCTTCTAACAGCGCAGGCCGAAGCGATGGATGGCGGGCCATATGGGATGGAAGCGCTCAACGTGTTGCGGATTGAAAAGGGCTTTATCACCCACGGCGAAATCCATGGCCGCGTCACCGCAAGCGACATCGGTTTTGGTCGTATGGTGAGCCAGAAAAAAGACTGTATCGGCAATGCGATGTCGCAAAGACCGGGGTTGTTAGACCCGGAGCGTGAACAGCTTGTCGGACTAAAACCTGTTGAAATTACAGGTAAATTAACCGCCGGCGCGCATCTGTTTGTCGACGGCGCAGATGCCGTAAGCGAAAACGATCAAGGCTACGTCACCTCGGTTTGTTATTCGCCAACTTTGGGACATGACATCGCGCAGGCGTTTCTTAAGGATGGCCCTAACCGGCATGGTGACCACATCCTACTGGTCGATCACTTGCGCGATGTTCAAACCCTGTGTGAGGTGTGCCATCCCGTCTTCTTTGATCCAACAGGGGGACTTGCCCGTGGTTAA
- the betI gene encoding choline-responsive transcriptional repressor BetI, translating to MPKLGMEPIRRAALVKATIDVIGAQGSLDVTVSQIAKRAGMSSALAHHYFGGKNQIFLAAMRQILRDFAVEVREKLHTSHTPRARAEALIAASFAPSCFAPSTVSAWMTLYAQAATQPEMHRLLLLYQRRLHSNLTHALRPLSPSPVDDAATMAALIDGLYLRAALARDTDPDTAHATALRALDRLTGANT from the coding sequence ATGCCAAAGCTTGGAATGGAGCCTATACGCCGTGCGGCTTTGGTTAAAGCCACCATTGACGTAATTGGTGCGCAGGGATCATTGGATGTGACTGTCAGTCAGATCGCCAAACGCGCTGGCATGTCGTCGGCATTGGCGCACCATTACTTTGGTGGCAAAAATCAAATTTTTCTCGCCGCAATGCGGCAAATCCTGCGCGATTTTGCCGTTGAGGTTCGTGAAAAACTGCATACGTCCCACACCCCGCGTGCTCGCGCTGAGGCACTCATCGCCGCGTCTTTCGCGCCGTCGTGCTTCGCGCCCTCGACGGTCAGTGCATGGATGACGCTGTACGCGCAGGCGGCGACACAGCCTGAAATGCACCGTCTGTTGTTGTTGTATCAGCGGAGGTTGCACTCGAACCTGACACACGCGTTGCGGCCCCTGTCGCCGTCGCCCGTGGACGATGCCGCAACGATGGCTGCGCTGATTGACGGGCTTTATCTGCGGGCCGCCTTGGCGCGCGATACCGATCCCGACACGGCCCATGCCACAGCCCTACGCGCCCTTGACCGCCTAACTGGAGCGAACACATGA
- the betB gene encoding betaine-aldehyde dehydrogenase, translating into MTYDIQPTASHFIDGHYVEDTSGTPIPVICPVSEEQIAIVYAATPAIIEQALAAATHAQGAWAAMTGTQRGRVLRRAADIMRDRNYDLSVLETNDTGKPLQETLVADATSGADALEYFGGLAGSLTGEHIQLGDDFVYTRREALGVCVGIGAWNYPTQIAAWKAAPALACGNSMVFKPSEQTPLCALKVAEILHEAGAPAGIYNVVQGMGEVGQALITDPRVDKVSLTGSVPTGRKVYAAAAAGIRHVTMELGGKSPIVIFDDADLEDAVSGAILGNFYSSGQVCSNGTRVFVQSGIKEAFLNRLSERLKDVKMGDPLDESVNFGPLVSERQMGIVQGFIAKGIAEGARLVAGGKRQGDLGYFLQPTVFADVTDDMTIATDEIFGPVMSVLDFEDEDDVLIRANATDFGLAAGVFTNDLGRAHRMVAGFEAGTTYINTYNVAPVEAPFGGSKLSGVGRENSKAAIDHYSQLKSVYVGMAPVEAPF; encoded by the coding sequence ATGACCTACGATATTCAACCCACCGCCAGCCATTTTATCGACGGACACTACGTTGAGGACACCAGCGGCACGCCGATCCCCGTGATCTGTCCAGTTTCCGAAGAACAAATCGCGATTGTTTACGCCGCGACCCCCGCCATCATCGAACAAGCGTTGGCCGCCGCGACCCACGCGCAAGGTGCATGGGCCGCAATGACCGGAACCCAGCGTGGCCGTGTGTTGCGCCGTGCCGCTGATATTATGCGGGACCGCAACTACGATCTGAGCGTTCTTGAGACAAACGACACTGGAAAGCCGCTGCAAGAAACCCTCGTGGCGGATGCAACATCGGGCGCTGATGCACTGGAGTATTTCGGCGGGTTGGCTGGCAGTCTGACTGGTGAACACATCCAATTGGGTGATGATTTCGTCTACACACGACGCGAAGCCTTGGGCGTTTGCGTGGGTATTGGCGCGTGGAACTACCCAACACAGATCGCCGCATGGAAGGCCGCGCCTGCGTTGGCCTGCGGCAATTCCATGGTCTTTAAACCGTCCGAACAGACACCGCTTTGCGCCCTTAAAGTTGCGGAAATTTTGCACGAAGCAGGTGCACCTGCGGGCATCTACAACGTGGTGCAGGGAATGGGCGAAGTTGGCCAAGCCCTCATCACCGACCCGCGCGTCGACAAGGTTTCCTTGACCGGATCGGTGCCCACTGGCCGCAAAGTTTACGCGGCCGCTGCGGCTGGAATTCGCCACGTGACAATGGAACTGGGCGGCAAATCCCCCATTGTGATCTTTGATGATGCAGACCTTGAGGACGCGGTCAGCGGGGCAATTCTGGGCAATTTCTACAGCTCCGGTCAGGTCTGTTCCAACGGTACACGGGTGTTCGTTCAATCCGGCATCAAGGAGGCATTTTTGAACCGCCTGAGTGAGCGTTTGAAAGACGTCAAAATGGGCGACCCACTGGACGAAAGTGTTAACTTTGGCCCCTTGGTGTCCGAACGCCAGATGGGTATTGTGCAGGGGTTCATTGCCAAAGGCATCGCAGAAGGCGCGCGTTTGGTCGCTGGCGGGAAACGCCAAGGGGATCTTGGGTACTTCCTGCAACCCACTGTTTTCGCAGACGTAACCGATGATATGACAATTGCTACCGATGAAATCTTTGGACCAGTGATGAGCGTTCTGGATTTTGAGGATGAGGACGATGTCTTGATCCGCGCCAATGCCACAGACTTCGGCCTCGCCGCTGGGGTGTTTACCAATGATCTGGGACGCGCCCATCGTATGGTTGCAGGGTTTGAGGCTGGAACGACCTATATCAATACCTACAACGTCGCCCCCGTTGAGGCGCCATTCGGTGGATCGAAACTGTCCGGCGTCGGGCGTGAAAATTCCAAGGCCGCGATTGATCATTACAGCCAGCTAAAGTCGGTTTACGTCGGCATGGCCCCAGTTGAGGCACCGTTTTAA
- the choW gene encoding choline ABC transporter permease subunit, with protein MDWLTKNKIPVGDTAEAAFDWLEPRSRAFFDGMADTMESLIDGILWLLQTPHPFIVIAAFVALTWAMQRSWKPCLMIAIGFLFILNQDYWEETTESLTLVLSACVVCMGIGVPIGIAAAHRPRLYAWMRPVLDLMQTLPTFVYLIPAIVFFGIGMVPGLIATVIFVLPAPIRLTHLGISSTPLPLLEAADAFGATKRQKLLKVELPSALPQIMAGLNQTIMLSLSMVVIAALVGADGLGVPVVRALGTVDTAKGFESGLVIVVVAIMLDRMLRVGSK; from the coding sequence ATGGATTGGCTAACCAAAAACAAGATCCCCGTCGGCGACACGGCAGAGGCCGCTTTTGATTGGTTAGAACCGCGCAGTCGCGCGTTTTTCGATGGCATGGCCGACACGATGGAGTCTTTGATTGATGGCATCTTATGGCTGCTTCAAACGCCACATCCGTTCATCGTTATCGCCGCGTTTGTCGCGCTTACATGGGCGATGCAACGCAGCTGGAAACCGTGTTTGATGATCGCAATCGGGTTTCTGTTCATCCTGAATCAAGACTACTGGGAAGAAACAACAGAGAGCCTGACATTGGTCCTATCGGCCTGCGTGGTCTGTATGGGTATCGGGGTTCCTATCGGCATCGCCGCTGCACACAGGCCACGTCTGTATGCGTGGATGCGACCGGTTCTGGATCTGATGCAAACACTACCAACGTTCGTCTATCTTATCCCAGCGATTGTATTTTTTGGCATCGGCATGGTGCCCGGATTGATCGCCACGGTGATCTTCGTGCTGCCTGCGCCGATCCGCCTGACACACCTTGGCATCTCGTCTACGCCGCTCCCGCTGCTCGAAGCGGCGGATGCATTTGGCGCGACCAAGCGGCAAAAACTGCTTAAGGTAGAATTGCCATCAGCCCTGCCGCAAATCATGGCGGGCCTCAATCAAACGATCATGTTGTCCCTGTCGATGGTTGTCATCGCAGCACTTGTCGGCGCGGATGGACTGGGCGTGCCGGTCGTGCGCGCGCTTGGCACCGTGGACACCGCCAAAGGCTTTGAATCCGGATTGGTCATCGTGGTGGTCGCCATCATGCTGGATCGAATGCTTCGGGTGGGGTCAAAATAA
- the choX gene encoding choline ABC transporter substrate-binding protein: MKSTLSILAICAAGAASADGHANCSLVTFSDVGWTDITATTAATTVVLGALGYETDIKVLSVPVTYTSMAEGDIDVFLGNWMPTMEGDIASYRDAGTVDTVRANLEGAKYTLATNAAGAALGITSFDALAANAEALEGKIYGIEAGNDGNRLIIDMIESGAFGLDADAIEVVESSEAGMLAQVGRASDRNEPIVFLGWEPHPMNANYDMTYLSGGDDWFGPDLGGATVFTNTSAGYVDTCPNVGKLLQNLEFTLAMENEIMGAILNDGTDPDEAATAWMQANMDVVTGWLDGVTHLDGSSATDAVTMALGE, encoded by the coding sequence ATGAAATCCACCCTTTCAATCCTCGCTATTTGTGCTGCTGGCGCTGCATCGGCTGACGGACATGCGAACTGTAGCCTTGTCACGTTCTCTGACGTCGGCTGGACTGACATCACCGCGACAACAGCCGCCACGACTGTTGTTCTGGGCGCACTGGGTTATGAAACGGACATCAAAGTTCTATCCGTGCCAGTAACTTACACATCTATGGCCGAGGGCGACATCGACGTTTTCCTTGGCAATTGGATGCCCACCATGGAAGGCGACATAGCCTCTTATCGTGATGCAGGCACAGTTGATACGGTCCGTGCCAATCTTGAAGGCGCGAAATATACGCTGGCGACAAACGCTGCGGGTGCGGCACTCGGTATCACGTCATTTGACGCGCTTGCTGCGAACGCAGAGGCGCTTGAAGGCAAGATTTACGGCATTGAGGCTGGCAATGACGGTAACCGTCTAATCATCGACATGATCGAATCAGGTGCATTCGGGCTTGATGCGGACGCGATCGAAGTGGTCGAATCCTCAGAAGCAGGCATGCTGGCGCAAGTTGGTCGCGCGTCCGATCGCAACGAGCCGATTGTCTTCCTCGGCTGGGAACCTCACCCAATGAACGCCAACTACGACATGACGTATCTAAGCGGTGGCGACGACTGGTTCGGACCCGATCTTGGTGGCGCGACCGTGTTCACCAACACATCTGCCGGTTATGTCGACACCTGCCCGAACGTCGGCAAGTTGCTGCAAAATCTGGAATTCACGCTCGCCATGGAAAACGAAATCATGGGTGCGATCCTGAATGACGGCACCGACCCGGATGAGGCAGCAACCGCATGGATGCAGGCCAACATGGACGTTGTGACAGGATGGCTTGATGGCGTGACGCATCTTGATGGATCGTCAGCAACGGACGCAGTGACGATGGCGCTGGGCGAATAA
- a CDS encoding sarcosine oxidase subunit gamma has translation MVKLIAKSPCAGLLPKTIGTVTFTEIDGGKMTLVAPFAGRKKSVSDALKSSISVGFPAPNRTSGTTPRAVWCGRGKALIIGADCPDLEGAACVDHSDAWAIVQIDGADATAILARLTPIDLRASTFKRGHTARTLIGHMTGGITRLGVQSFEVMVMRSMAATLMHDLTQAAQNIAAQADSGD, from the coding sequence GTGGTTAAATTGATTGCCAAGTCGCCTTGCGCCGGGCTGCTGCCCAAGACCATTGGCACGGTCACATTCACTGAAATCGACGGTGGGAAAATGACTTTGGTGGCCCCGTTTGCGGGTCGGAAAAAATCCGTGTCGGACGCGCTGAAATCTTCCATCAGTGTCGGATTTCCAGCCCCGAACCGGACGTCAGGCACGACGCCGCGCGCGGTTTGGTGCGGCAGGGGGAAGGCATTGATCATCGGCGCCGACTGTCCGGATCTGGAGGGTGCTGCCTGCGTTGATCACTCGGACGCATGGGCGATTGTGCAGATTGATGGCGCGGACGCCACGGCAATCCTAGCGCGCCTGACCCCTATTGATCTGCGCGCATCGACGTTCAAACGCGGCCACACTGCCCGCACGTTAATCGGGCACATGACAGGCGGTATCACGCGATTGGGCGTGCAATCGTTTGAGGTGATGGTGATGCGATCCATGGCGGCGACATTGATGCACGATCTGACGCAAGCGGCGCAAAATATTGCGGCGCAGGCAGATTCCGGCGATTGA